One region of Haloprofundus salilacus genomic DNA includes:
- a CDS encoding helix-turn-helix domain-containing protein: MSVNVTFTVPTKDCALGRSIGDDPQTRIEIDRVVPTGDTVIPFFWLLNGESDDFASSAQCEPAIDQINIVDRVDDGVLLSARWNHEAAGTLRGIVQNDGTLLEARANSVEWHFSVRFADGDRATAFTQFCRENEIPISLTRVSTSADRRLDPLGDMTPEQREAMAVAYRAGYFDEPRRITLDELAAKFDISPRAVAGRLRRGQAKLIEGTGLADGSRPKQA, translated from the coding sequence ATGAGTGTCAACGTCACGTTCACCGTCCCAACGAAGGACTGCGCGTTGGGGCGCTCGATCGGCGACGACCCGCAGACGCGCATCGAAATCGACAGGGTCGTCCCGACGGGAGACACGGTGATACCCTTCTTCTGGTTGCTCAACGGCGAGTCGGACGACTTCGCGTCGTCGGCCCAGTGCGAACCGGCCATCGACCAGATCAACATCGTCGACCGAGTAGATGACGGCGTCCTGCTTAGCGCGCGGTGGAACCACGAGGCTGCCGGAACGCTCCGCGGTATCGTGCAGAACGACGGAACCCTCCTCGAGGCGCGCGCCAACTCCGTCGAGTGGCACTTCTCAGTCCGGTTCGCCGACGGCGACAGAGCGACCGCGTTCACGCAGTTCTGCCGCGAGAACGAGATACCCATCTCGCTCACCCGCGTCTCCACCTCCGCGGACCGACGGCTCGACCCGCTCGGCGACATGACGCCCGAACAGCGGGAGGCGATGGCCGTCGCGTACCGTGCCGGTTACTTCGACGAGCCTCGTCGGATCACGCTCGACGAACTCGCGGCGAAGTTCGACATCTCCCCGCGCGCGGTCGCCGGACGGCTTCGACGCGGTCAAGCCAAACTCATCGAAGGCACCGGACTCGCCGACGGCAGTCGGCCGAAACAGGCGTAA
- a CDS encoding cation:proton antiporter: MALDPYVVTLTILGVAMLGVAVLPRIISERAISLPMFYVALGAIVFSLPLGLPNPNPLEYGTVAEKLAELGVILALMSAGLKLDRAPTLRGWASTWRLLVVTMPLSIAAAAFLGWGVAGFAIPTAALLGAVIAPTDPVLASEVQVEPPGEGDEADMAEGQPGKADEVRFALTSEAGLNDSFAFPFTYLAIALAAKGLAPENWFGDWLAVDVAYRIVVGLLGGVVVGYLLATLVFRVTAKTRLAQSVEGLEALGGTLVAYGVTELVDGYGFLAVFVAALVLRGVERRHDYNETLHSVAEKGEQALMTVVMVLFGGALVTGLLDPLTLVDVAVALAIVLVVRPVAGVVGLLGFSRDWRERAAIAFFGIRGIGSFYYLAYALNSAAFPGAPRLWALVGCIVLFSVVVHGVTATPAVDWVSDRIDERNHDARAEEQAA, from the coding sequence ATGGCTCTCGACCCCTACGTGGTCACGCTCACCATCCTCGGCGTCGCGATGCTCGGAGTCGCCGTCCTCCCGCGAATCATCTCCGAGCGCGCAATCTCGTTGCCGATGTTCTACGTCGCGCTGGGCGCGATAGTCTTCTCACTCCCGCTCGGCCTCCCGAACCCGAACCCGCTGGAGTACGGCACCGTCGCGGAGAAACTCGCCGAACTCGGCGTCATCCTCGCGTTGATGAGCGCCGGGCTGAAACTCGACCGCGCGCCGACTCTCAGGGGATGGGCGTCGACGTGGCGGCTGCTCGTCGTCACGATGCCGCTGTCTATCGCCGCCGCCGCGTTTCTCGGGTGGGGCGTCGCCGGCTTCGCAATCCCGACGGCCGCGCTGCTCGGGGCGGTGATCGCGCCGACAGACCCCGTACTCGCGTCGGAGGTGCAGGTCGAACCGCCGGGCGAGGGCGACGAGGCCGATATGGCCGAAGGGCAACCGGGGAAAGCCGACGAGGTTCGGTTCGCGCTCACCTCCGAGGCGGGCCTCAACGACAGCTTCGCCTTCCCCTTCACCTACCTCGCCATCGCTCTCGCTGCGAAGGGTCTCGCACCCGAGAACTGGTTCGGCGACTGGCTCGCCGTTGACGTCGCCTACCGAATCGTCGTGGGGCTGCTCGGCGGCGTAGTCGTCGGCTACCTCCTCGCGACGCTCGTCTTCCGCGTCACCGCCAAGACGCGACTCGCCCAGAGCGTCGAGGGTCTCGAAGCGCTCGGCGGGACGCTCGTCGCCTACGGCGTGACCGAGTTGGTCGACGGGTACGGCTTCCTCGCCGTCTTCGTCGCAGCGCTGGTGCTTCGGGGCGTCGAGCGGCGCCACGACTACAACGAGACGCTCCACAGCGTCGCCGAGAAGGGCGAACAGGCGCTGATGACGGTCGTCATGGTGCTGTTCGGCGGCGCGCTCGTTACGGGGCTGCTCGACCCGCTCACGCTCGTCGACGTCGCCGTCGCGCTGGCGATCGTCCTCGTCGTCCGCCCCGTCGCCGGCGTCGTCGGCCTCCTAGGCTTCAGCCGCGACTGGCGCGAGCGCGCCGCCATCGCGTTCTTCGGTATCCGCGGCATTGGGTCGTTCTACTACCTCGCGTACGCGCTGAACAGCGCCGCGTTCCCCGGGGCGCCGAGGCTGTGGGCACTCGTCGGCTGTATCGTCCTCTTCTCCGTCGTCGTCCACGGCGTGACGGCGACGCCGGCCGTCGATTGGGTTTCGGACCGCATCGACGAGCGCAATCATGATGCGCGCGCCGAGGAACAGGCGGCGTGA
- a CDS encoding glycoside hydrolase: MASLTGVRGAIYFPTRAHNHYQTWAGYDSARAASDLDYANRLNLDAVRVILSYHRWRENRRAFADAFDDFLLHAENRGIRVLPVLFESIGRQPTKARRRATGDAPALKSPAGATVRQPWKWDGPRNFTRWVMNRCTDPDVVLALEIMNEPGEWGPRLSFVREMLRVANEAAPSVPLTVGCKDIRYNKQFSDPEPDVYQFHMNLPPTEKQARREIRDAVTFARAHGKPVWLTEWQRLRRSPRSPLRPNYASLAPIIRQSALDGDFFWQLMLKPAYMRKQRERGRINGLFHDDGAVFSAADATALAQRPEAESRGETEGQSVEWVERQKPPSGFGAGGGN, translated from the coding sequence ATGGCATCGTTGACGGGCGTTCGTGGCGCGATCTACTTTCCGACGCGCGCGCACAACCACTACCAGACGTGGGCGGGCTACGACTCGGCGCGGGCGGCGAGCGACCTCGACTACGCCAACCGACTGAACCTCGACGCCGTTCGCGTCATCCTCAGCTACCACCGCTGGCGCGAGAACCGCCGCGCCTTCGCGGACGCGTTCGACGACTTCCTGCTTCACGCGGAGAACCGGGGCATCCGAGTCCTCCCGGTTCTGTTCGAGAGCATCGGCAGACAACCGACCAAAGCGCGACGCCGGGCGACCGGCGACGCTCCCGCACTGAAATCGCCCGCCGGTGCGACGGTTCGGCAGCCGTGGAAGTGGGACGGACCGCGAAACTTCACGCGATGGGTCATGAATCGCTGTACCGATCCCGACGTCGTTCTCGCGCTCGAAATCATGAACGAACCCGGCGAGTGGGGACCGCGACTAAGCTTCGTCCGCGAGATGCTTCGGGTCGCGAACGAGGCGGCCCCGTCGGTCCCGCTGACCGTCGGCTGTAAGGACATCCGGTACAACAAGCAGTTCTCGGACCCTGAGCCCGACGTGTACCAGTTCCACATGAATCTCCCGCCGACCGAGAAACAGGCGCGGCGGGAGATCCGCGACGCGGTGACGTTCGCCCGCGCACACGGCAAACCGGTGTGGCTCACCGAGTGGCAGCGACTCCGCCGGAGTCCGCGCTCGCCGCTCCGCCCGAACTACGCCTCGCTCGCGCCAATAATCCGCCAGAGCGCGCTCGACGGCGACTTCTTCTGGCAGCTGATGCTCAAACCGGCGTACATGCGAAAACAGCGCGAGCGGGGCCGCATCAACGGACTGTTTCACGACGACGGCGCGGTGTTCTCCGCCGCCGACGCGACAGCACTGGCCCAACGCCCGGAGGCGGAGTCGCGCGGAGAGACGGAGGGCCAGTCGGTCGAGTGGGTCGAACGACAGAAACCCCCGAGCGGGTTCGGTGCGGGCGGCGGAAACTAA
- a CDS encoding KTSC domain-containing protein yields the protein MKAVTKDGCEVECAEVRERDHGVMLYDGDDRQVGYVPYDSLEHVVPTRLPVSSSSLRSVGYDEDAGALELEFHSGGVYRYEGVAEETYEELLHASSRGRYFHDHIRGEYDYRRIL from the coding sequence ATGAAAGCGGTGACGAAGGACGGCTGTGAGGTAGAGTGCGCCGAGGTCCGAGAGCGAGACCACGGGGTGATGCTGTACGACGGCGACGACCGACAGGTCGGGTACGTCCCGTACGACAGCCTCGAACACGTCGTGCCAACCCGCCTGCCGGTGAGTTCGAGCAGTCTGCGGAGCGTCGGCTACGACGAGGACGCGGGCGCGCTCGAACTCGAGTTTCACAGCGGCGGGGTCTACCGATACGAGGGCGTCGCCGAGGAGACGTACGAGGAACTGCTCCACGCGTCTTCCCGCGGGCGGTACTTCCACGACCACATCCGCGGCGAGTACGACTACCGACGGATTCTGTAG
- a CDS encoding aldo/keto reductase, which translates to MSGRETTLPPIGLGTMGLDSESGVESVRTALDVGYRHLDTAQIYDNEDVVGKGLAESDVPREDVVVATKVWADKLGYDDVLSSTTGSLQRLGVDYADLLYVHRPIDAYDPERTLAAFDELRDAGRIRHVGVSNFTLSELDEALDLLDTPLFAHQTELHPLFYSPKLVSHAQENDYYLVAYSPLAAGKVFEVSELSEVAEKHNTDEAAVSIAWLAGKENVVTIPKASGEEHMRANLAAVDLDLDDEDVAKIKSIEREEELFPE; encoded by the coding sequence GTGAGCGGCCGCGAGACGACGCTCCCGCCGATCGGTCTCGGCACGATGGGACTCGACAGCGAGTCGGGCGTCGAGAGCGTCCGCACCGCGCTCGACGTGGGCTACCGACACCTCGACACGGCGCAGATTTACGACAACGAGGACGTGGTCGGAAAGGGACTCGCCGAGAGCGACGTCCCGCGCGAGGACGTCGTCGTCGCGACGAAAGTGTGGGCCGACAAACTCGGCTACGACGACGTGCTGTCGAGCACGACCGGAAGCCTCCAGCGTTTGGGTGTCGACTACGCGGACCTGCTGTACGTCCACCGACCTATCGACGCGTACGATCCCGAGCGGACGCTCGCCGCGTTCGACGAACTCCGCGACGCAGGCCGAATCCGACACGTCGGCGTGAGCAACTTCACTCTCTCTGAACTCGACGAGGCGCTCGACCTGCTGGATACGCCGCTTTTTGCCCACCAGACCGAGTTGCATCCGCTGTTCTACTCGCCCAAACTCGTTTCCCACGCGCAGGAAAACGACTACTATCTCGTCGCGTACTCGCCGCTGGCCGCCGGGAAAGTGTTCGAGGTGTCGGAACTCTCGGAGGTCGCCGAGAAGCACAATACCGACGAGGCAGCAGTCAGCATCGCGTGGCTGGCCGGGAAGGAGAACGTGGTTACGATTCCGAAGGCGAGCGGCGAAGAGCACATGCGGGCGAACCTCGCGGCCGTCGACCTCGATCTGGACGACGAGGACGTGGCGAAGATAAAGTCGATAGAGCGCGAGGAAGAGCTGTTTCCGGAGTGA
- a CDS encoding HAD family hydrolase encodes MYDAIIFDNDGVLVSLVEVAVLERAAREAFVDCGVNDPHADHVAAMTLGVTPDGLTDVADAYGLDAETIFAARDRCASRAQQAEIRAGRKALYDDFDVVRSLDHPLGIVSSNQQATVDFVLSHFDVEHLFETAYGREPIPESVARKKPNTYYVDRALADLGTENALFVGDSGTDVLAAHNAGLDSAFIRREHRAGYPLDVEPTYEIESLAGLLDIDGVAVSGDSVSDAPTPSVEAETETTADSDGGTGA; translated from the coding sequence GTGTACGATGCAATCATCTTCGACAACGACGGTGTGCTGGTGAGCCTCGTGGAGGTCGCCGTACTCGAACGCGCGGCCCGCGAAGCGTTCGTCGACTGCGGCGTTAACGACCCGCACGCAGACCACGTGGCGGCGATGACCCTCGGCGTCACGCCCGACGGTCTGACGGACGTCGCCGACGCCTACGGCCTCGACGCGGAGACGATCTTCGCCGCCCGCGACCGCTGTGCTTCGCGGGCACAGCAGGCGGAGATTCGCGCCGGACGGAAGGCGCTGTACGACGACTTCGACGTGGTTCGCTCGCTCGACCACCCGCTCGGCATCGTCTCCTCGAACCAGCAGGCGACGGTCGACTTCGTCCTCTCTCACTTCGACGTGGAACACCTCTTCGAGACGGCGTACGGCCGCGAACCCATCCCCGAGAGCGTCGCGCGAAAGAAGCCGAACACCTACTACGTCGACAGAGCCCTCGCGGACCTCGGCACCGAGAACGCGCTGTTCGTCGGCGACAGCGGCACCGACGTGCTCGCGGCGCACAACGCCGGACTCGACTCGGCGTTCATCCGTCGCGAACACCGCGCGGGCTACCCCCTCGACGTCGAGCCGACGTACGAGATCGAGTCGCTCGCCGGACTGCTCGACATCGACGGCGTGGCGGTCAGCGGCGACAGTGTCAGCGACGCACCGACGCCGTCTGTCGAAGCCGAGACGGAGACCACGGCCGACTCCGACGGAGGAACCGGCGCGTGA
- a CDS encoding metallophosphoesterase family protein, with the protein MLVLGDAHADDPAKRRALLAAYRAARENPAVEAETALQLGDLHHYDLPVPTWFVGGNNEAFDVIESMRRGDTSLTASRPHLLASTAVELDGLRVVGLSGTYAPTQYDRPRVELRGERRRHFVSEDIECARALGDADVVLCHQAPHGVFRIRGRDVGCDPVDEVLRALSPELCLVGHYHRHAEGSVDETRVVSLAPAWERYYSLDPETLESYENLGADAP; encoded by the coding sequence ATGCTCGTTCTCGGAGACGCCCACGCCGACGACCCGGCGAAACGCCGCGCGCTGTTGGCTGCCTACCGCGCCGCGCGAGAGAATCCGGCCGTCGAGGCGGAAACGGCGCTGCAGCTCGGTGACCTGCACCACTACGACCTCCCGGTTCCGACGTGGTTCGTCGGCGGCAACAACGAGGCGTTCGACGTCATCGAGTCGATGCGTCGCGGCGACACCTCGCTCACCGCGTCGCGGCCGCACCTGCTGGCGAGCACCGCGGTCGAACTCGACGGCCTGCGCGTCGTCGGCCTCTCCGGGACGTACGCACCGACGCAGTACGACAGGCCGCGCGTCGAACTGCGCGGCGAGCGCCGCCGACACTTCGTCAGCGAGGATATCGAGTGCGCGAGGGCACTCGGCGACGCGGACGTGGTGCTCTGCCACCAGGCGCCGCACGGCGTCTTCCGAATACGCGGCCGCGACGTCGGCTGCGACCCGGTCGACGAGGTGCTGCGGGCGCTCTCGCCGGAACTCTGCCTCGTCGGCCACTACCACCGCCACGCCGAGGGGTCGGTCGACGAGACGCGAGTCGTCAGCCTCGCGCCCGCGTGGGAACGCTACTACTCGCTCGACCCCGAAACGCTGGAATCGTACGAGAATCTCGGCGCGGACGCACCCTGA
- a CDS encoding nucleoside triphosphate pyrophosphohydrolase — translation MGDEREETGAPTREYEKLVRDDIPRIIRESGERPVTNVADGEEYRRRLAEKLVEEAEEFAESRDTEELADVCEVVDAIREALGVDDAELDRLRREKRDARGGFGRGIVLERVEPVDGTEFDTDAREQNP, via the coding sequence ATGGGCGACGAACGCGAGGAAACCGGTGCACCAACCCGCGAGTACGAGAAACTCGTTCGCGACGACATTCCCCGAATCATCCGCGAGAGCGGTGAGCGCCCGGTGACGAACGTCGCCGACGGTGAGGAGTATCGGCGTCGACTCGCCGAGAAGTTGGTCGAGGAGGCCGAAGAGTTCGCCGAAAGTCGCGATACCGAGGAACTGGCCGACGTATGCGAAGTCGTCGACGCGATTCGGGAGGCTCTGGGCGTCGACGACGCGGAACTCGACCGTCTCCGACGGGAGAAGCGCGACGCTCGCGGCGGATTCGGGAGAGGAATCGTGCTGGAACGGGTCGAACCCGTCGATGGCACTGAATTCGACACCGACGCCCGCGAGCAGAACCCCTAA
- a CDS encoding AI-2E family transporter — protein MFTDIDTSLSRNVVGWWVLTLALGATLLFVAYSFVGTLALGLFAYYGTRPIYRRVRNWTSSDGIAAISTLLVTLLPLFLVVGAVALVGLNELSSLINGQLQGLLQYLPGNRNPAQLASVVEQPGRVFDALRGGQLQGVLSAGVGVLGAVANGLLHLSLAFAIGYFLLRDGDQVANWFRSDVAEPGSAAYGYATAVDKDLETLYFGNILLIFVVAVLATGVYYGYNAVAPDPVTVPVAALLALLTGLATLVPIVVGKIVYVPLVLALLVRAFQAPGDLLVYPLGLLVVSFLLLDILPQTVLRPYISGRKIHTGLVMFSYIMGTMLFGWYGLFLGPLVLVLSLQLVRIAFSELLHGESVTPETTMDALGSTPETGPETDAEASGE, from the coding sequence ATGTTCACCGACATCGATACGTCTCTCTCGCGGAACGTCGTCGGGTGGTGGGTGCTCACCCTCGCGCTCGGAGCGACGCTCCTGTTCGTCGCCTACTCGTTCGTCGGGACGCTCGCGCTCGGACTGTTCGCCTACTACGGGACGCGTCCGATATACCGCCGCGTCAGGAACTGGACGTCCTCAGACGGTATCGCGGCCATCTCGACGCTACTCGTCACGCTGTTACCGCTGTTTCTCGTCGTCGGGGCCGTTGCCCTCGTCGGACTCAACGAACTGAGTTCGCTCATCAACGGGCAGTTACAGGGACTGTTACAGTACCTCCCCGGTAATCGGAACCCCGCGCAGTTGGCGTCGGTCGTCGAGCAACCGGGACGCGTCTTCGACGCCCTCCGCGGCGGCCAGTTGCAAGGGGTGCTCTCCGCCGGCGTCGGCGTGCTGGGTGCCGTCGCGAACGGGCTTCTCCACCTCTCGCTGGCGTTCGCCATCGGCTACTTCCTGCTCCGCGACGGTGATCAGGTCGCCAACTGGTTCCGCTCGGACGTTGCCGAGCCCGGGAGCGCGGCGTACGGCTACGCGACGGCCGTCGACAAGGACCTGGAGACGCTCTACTTCGGCAACATCCTGCTCATCTTCGTCGTCGCGGTGCTGGCGACAGGGGTCTACTACGGGTACAACGCCGTCGCCCCGGACCCGGTGACCGTCCCGGTGGCGGCGCTTCTCGCGCTCCTGACCGGGTTGGCGACGCTCGTCCCCATCGTCGTCGGGAAAATCGTCTACGTGCCGCTCGTGCTGGCGCTTCTCGTTCGGGCGTTTCAGGCGCCAGGCGACCTGCTCGTCTACCCGCTCGGCCTTCTCGTCGTCTCGTTTCTCCTCCTCGACATCCTCCCGCAGACGGTCCTCCGGCCGTACATCTCCGGGCGGAAGATTCACACCGGTCTCGTGATGTTCTCGTACATCATGGGGACGATGCTGTTCGGCTGGTACGGGCTGTTTCTCGGACCGCTCGTGTTAGTGCTGTCGCTGCAACTCGTTCGCATCGCCTTCTCCGAACTGCTCCACGGCGAGTCAGTGACGCCGGAGACGACGATGGACGCGCTGGGGTCGACCCCGGAGACGGGTCCAGAGACGGACGCGGAGGCCAGCGGCGAGTGA
- the msrB gene encoding peptide-methionine (R)-S-oxide reductase MsrB encodes MSEQQTDLPKSDDEWRERLTEEEYEILRESGTEPRFSGEHVDRDDDGVYKCAGCGEVLFDSKTKYDSSCGWPSFYAADEEKITKLEDTSHGMRRIEVRCANCDGHLGHVFSDGPEPTGKRFCINSVALEFEESD; translated from the coding sequence ATGAGCGAACAACAGACAGACCTCCCCAAATCGGACGACGAGTGGCGCGAGCGACTGACCGAGGAGGAGTACGAAATCCTCCGCGAGAGCGGTACCGAACCCCGGTTCAGCGGCGAGCACGTCGACCGCGACGACGACGGCGTCTACAAGTGCGCCGGCTGCGGCGAGGTGCTGTTCGACTCAAAGACGAAGTACGACTCCTCCTGCGGGTGGCCGAGTTTCTACGCCGCCGACGAGGAGAAGATAACCAAGTTGGAGGACACCAGCCACGGGATGCGCCGCATCGAGGTTCGCTGCGCGAACTGCGACGGCCACCTCGGCCACGTCTTCTCGGACGGTCCCGAACCGACCGGCAAGCGGTTCTGTATCAACTCGGTCGCGCTCGAGTTCGAAGAGAGCGACTGA
- a CDS encoding helix-hairpin-helix domain-containing protein: MQISVSVDDREPSTLVSAVRAHEDVAAVNVSRLASGDIVVGDVRETPVRRDRTPEPDDSVRVAFERKTVRDYASSVFRRSGTTLGEQVEKMNAAYAHSYVLLEGNLADVDEFEERASAIRGSMASITARDATPVIPCGTQRLLVDVAVRIGRKHLESPSTRSLRAGAVPNRNEPVTKRMYGCIEGVGPTTAAALYDAYPTVEAVLSASVSDLQRIGGVGETRARAIHEAFRSRE, encoded by the coding sequence ATGCAGATTTCGGTCTCGGTCGACGACAGAGAACCGTCGACGCTCGTCTCGGCGGTCCGCGCCCACGAGGACGTCGCGGCGGTGAACGTCTCGCGACTCGCCTCGGGCGACATCGTCGTCGGCGACGTCCGCGAGACGCCGGTTCGACGCGACAGAACGCCTGAGCCCGACGACTCGGTTCGTGTGGCGTTCGAGCGAAAGACGGTCCGCGACTACGCCAGTTCAGTGTTTCGGCGCTCCGGAACCACGCTGGGCGAGCAGGTCGAGAAGATGAACGCCGCCTACGCCCACTCTTACGTCCTGCTGGAGGGGAACCTCGCGGACGTGGACGAGTTCGAGGAGCGGGCGAGCGCGATCCGCGGGTCGATGGCCTCCATCACCGCCCGCGACGCGACGCCGGTGATTCCCTGCGGCACGCAACGACTCCTCGTCGATGTCGCGGTTCGAATCGGCCGCAAGCACCTTGAATCGCCGTCGACACGGTCGCTCCGCGCCGGCGCCGTGCCGAACCGGAACGAACCGGTGACGAAGCGGATGTACGGCTGTATCGAGGGCGTCGGCCCGACGACGGCGGCGGCGCTGTACGACGCCTACCCGACGGTCGAAGCCGTCCTCTCAGCGTCGGTGTCGGACCTCCAGCGAATCGGAGGCGTCGGCGAGACGCGGGCACGGGCCATCCACGAGGCGTTCCGGAGCCGCGAATAG
- a CDS encoding family 43 glycosylhydrolase has translation MFRRTLLHRSGSVLAGFCGVSGVDIGGVDVNADAVDADATFGGVRSTYRNPVYDRVFADPAVVRDDDGAFYAYGTYNDWSSPRPRRLIPILSSGNLVRWEYVGEALRRIPAWRRSKNFGLWAPDVRRIGGRYVLYYSLTRFGDENPAIGASASETPAGPFEDRGKVLQSDDIGLPNTIDPCPYVENGTPYLFFGSHRGIYGVQLTPNGLSVAGDPFHIAGDGVEAPYVVRRNGRYYFFGSRGTCCDGAESTYHVVVSRADSLRGPYRNRVGESLLEAPGTTILRGDDTFAAPGHNAVVVDDSGDWWTLYHAYERANPWAWSRAVPRRVPMLDRMVWEDGWPTVPSRTPSRVARAPTVGGH, from the coding sequence GTGTTCCGACGCACGCTGCTTCACCGGAGCGGTTCGGTGCTCGCCGGTTTCTGTGGGGTGAGCGGGGTCGACATCGGCGGTGTCGACGTCAATGCCGATGCCGTCGACGCCGATGCCACCTTCGGAGGCGTGCGGTCGACGTACCGGAACCCCGTCTACGACCGCGTCTTCGCCGACCCGGCGGTCGTCCGCGACGACGACGGGGCGTTCTACGCCTACGGGACGTACAACGACTGGAGCAGTCCCCGACCGCGGCGGCTGATTCCGATACTCAGCTCCGGTAACCTCGTCCGTTGGGAGTACGTCGGCGAGGCGCTCCGGCGGATTCCGGCGTGGCGAAGGTCGAAAAATTTCGGTCTCTGGGCGCCGGACGTGAGGCGAATCGGCGGACGGTACGTTCTCTACTACTCGCTCACGCGGTTCGGCGACGAAAACCCGGCCATCGGCGCCTCCGCCTCCGAGACACCCGCCGGGCCGTTCGAAGACCGGGGAAAGGTGCTGCAGAGTGACGACATCGGTCTCCCAAACACCATCGACCCCTGCCCGTACGTGGAGAATGGTACGCCGTATCTCTTCTTCGGGAGCCACCGCGGAATCTACGGCGTCCAGCTGACGCCGAACGGCCTGTCGGTCGCGGGCGACCCGTTTCATATTGCAGGCGACGGCGTTGAGGCGCCGTACGTCGTCCGGCGGAACGGCCGGTACTACTTCTTCGGCTCGCGCGGAACCTGCTGTGACGGAGCCGAGAGCACGTATCACGTCGTCGTCAGCCGCGCGGACTCGCTTCGGGGACCGTACCGCAACAGGGTCGGGGAGTCGCTGCTCGAAGCGCCGGGGACGACGATTCTCCGCGGCGACGACACCTTCGCTGCGCCCGGCCACAACGCCGTCGTCGTCGACGACAGCGGGGACTGGTGGACGCTCTACCACGCGTACGAGCGGGCGAACCCATGGGCGTGGTCGAGAGCGGTGCCGCGCCGGGTGCCGATGCTCGACCGGATGGTGTGGGAGGACGGGTGGCCGACGGTCCCGTCCCGAACGCCGAGTCGTGTCGCGCGGGCGCCGACCGTCGGCGGTCACTGA
- a CDS encoding AAA family ATPase, with the protein MILLVCGPPGAGKTTVATRAAERLAAAGAPFEVLHSDDFSRRTYERLYDRVVERPDADWLLDGTFYHREWEERFLQLPNARLVHVTASLQTCLERNCARENGIDERGVYVVHAEFDEPGADADLTLDIDELDADEAADALVDAVRRWRSDGDG; encoded by the coding sequence ATGATCCTCCTCGTCTGCGGGCCGCCGGGGGCCGGCAAAACGACCGTCGCGACGCGGGCCGCCGAGCGACTGGCGGCGGCGGGCGCGCCGTTCGAGGTGCTGCACTCGGACGACTTCTCGCGGCGGACGTACGAACGACTGTACGACCGCGTCGTCGAGCGCCCCGATGCGGATTGGCTACTCGACGGAACGTTCTATCACCGCGAGTGGGAGGAGCGGTTTCTGCAACTGCCAAACGCCCGTCTCGTCCACGTGACCGCGTCGCTGCAGACGTGTCTGGAGCGGAACTGCGCCCGCGAGAACGGCATCGACGAACGGGGTGTCTACGTCGTCCACGCCGAGTTCGACGAACCTGGGGCAGACGCCGACTTGACCCTCGACATCGACGAACTCGACGCCGACGAGGCGGCCGACGCGCTCGTCGATGCAGTCCGGCGGTGGCGCAGCGACGGCGACGGCTGA